The DNA region GTGCCGGGCGGACCGCCGCGCGCGACTGCGTCGATGAGGATGACCGAACCGTACCGTCCTTCGGCCAGCTCGTACGCCAGATGCACGCCGCGGACGCCGAAGTCAGCCGCGTCGACCCCGTCCGGCAGCGGCTCTTCCCGTAGACGTCTCACCACCTCGACGCCAAATCCGTCGTCGCCGAGAAAGATGTTGCCGATGCCGGCGACCAGCACGCGCGTGTCAGGCATGAATCCCCCGTCAGAACGCATCAACCACCGAGCCCCGAGACGAGAGTCCTGCTTCCCTCGGGGATCTCGGTGGCCTCGCTGGTCAACGTGACCACGCTCGTCTCACATCGCGCGGATGCGCTGATACCGCACGATCTCCGGCCACGAGCTCACCACGACGCAGACGACTGCGGCGCCGACGAGGATCGCGATCCAGTTCCGCATAAGCCGGCTCCAATCTCTGACTTCCTACTCCGTAGTCCCTGGAGTTCCACGGATCCCCAATCCCTAATCCCCAACCCCTAACACTACTTTGTCACCTTCGTAGAGGCGGATTCCGTCGAAAGCTATCGAGGGTGCGCAGCAACTGCCGGTTGTGGATGACGTAGAGCAGTCCCATGATCTCGCGGACCCAGCCGCGGACGATCGGCAGGGTGGGACGCACGGCGCCGGCGGCGCGGGCGCGCTCGAG from bacterium includes:
- a CDS encoding hydrogenase maturation protease, translating into MPDTRVLVAGIGNIFLGDDGFGVEVVRRLREEPLPDGVDAADFGVRGVHLAYELAEGRYGSVILIDAVARGGPPGTLYLIEPDLADLPDHTDLADAHSLTPAAVLAWLQRIGGSRPRIAIVGCEP